Genomic segment of Streptococcus australis:
AACGATATCGATCAAACGTTTGTGTGTACGCATTTCAAATTGTTCGCGAGAGTCTTTGTATTTGTGAGTCGCACGAATGATTGTGTAGAGGCTACGCTCAGTTGGAAGTGGGATTGGACCCGCAACTTGTGCACCTGTACGAGTAGCTGATTCTACGATTTTTGCAGCCGCTGTATCAAGCGTACGGTGTTCGTAAGCTTTCAAACGGATACGGATTTTTTTGTTTGCCATCTTTTTCTCCTTTTCGTCTATTTAAGATAATAGGCTAGCTCCACAAGAAAACCGACGCGCGTTGCGTGGCAATGCAACCGAGCGTATCGCAACCTCTTGCATCAAAGCTAAGGCTGTAATTTACAGCACCATAATAGAATAACACAAAGCCCCTGCGATTGCAAGGGATTTGTAAGCTTTTTTTCGTTTTTTTACTAACCTAAGTTACTAGAGTATGTTCTGATCCTCTTTCGTAAATAAAACTTAGTTCGACAATTTACCCATTTTTGGGGGTGGCGATAAAGATAGATACTGTCTGATCTGGATCATATTTTTCAAAATCAATACTATACTGACGTTGCAGTTCTCTTGCTTCTTCTGCCTGCCAAATTTGTTGCCAGGTATGGAGAAAACCTTTTGAATCACTTGTATCCACCTCAAATACTTGGTAGGTTTGTCCCGAAGTGTCAAAATCCCAGTCTTCTTTATCGGATAGACTACAGAGCGACAAGCTGTAATCCCCCTTGTAGTCGCTGACATAATCATGATAGACTGCATAAATCGGAAGCCCTTGGGCAAATGCCTCCTCTACTTCTTTCTGGTGCTCCTGCCATAGATGGCTAATTTTTTCCATCATGTTTGGATCTTGGAAATTATTTGTAGAGATACTACTGATTATTTTTAAAAACATTCCTTCGCTCCTTTTACTTTCACTTCTAAGGTGACTGACTAGCAATCAACCTCAGCTCTAAACTTTCTAACTACCAAGAGGCTAATTCACGCAACAAAATGAAATAGCATTCTTTGCGTATAGGATATATCACACCATTCACTATCAACTCCCTTTTCCCAGAAAAAACGGTGCCTATAACAAACAAAACGTTCAATTTACCGGTCTCAACTAGAGCTGAAAAACAATGCAGGCTTCAACCAAGATCATCCTTCCAATTCTTATTGATATAGTCTGGAAAATTTTTAACGAACATTTTTTGTGCCCAAGTCTAAGACATAAAGGGATTCAAACTCAAAGCAAAAATAGGAAATCGACGCGCGTTGTGTGGCAGTGTATCCAATCGTGGTCACAACCTCTTGCATCACAGCTAAAGATGTGATTTACAGCACCACGGTAGAATAACACAAAGCCCCTGCGATTGCAAGGGATTTGTGAGCTTTTTTTCGTTTTTTTAAGATGAAACCGTTTTCTCTTTTTATCTTTCCAAAATTACGGATTTATATCTATAAAAAACTACCTTTTCTTCTATATATT
This window contains:
- the rpsJ gene encoding 30S ribosomal protein S10; protein product: MANKKIRIRLKAYEHRTLDTAAAKIVESATRTGAQVAGPIPLPTERSLYTIIRATHKYKDSREQFEMRTHKRLIDIVNPTQKTVDALMKLDLPSGVNVEIKL
- a CDS encoding effector binding domain-containing protein, translating into MFLKIISSISTNNFQDPNMMEKISHLWQEHQKEVEEAFAQGLPIYAVYHDYVSDYKGDYSLSLCSLSDKEDWDFDTSGQTYQVFEVDTSDSKGFLHTWQQIWQAEEARELQRQYSIDFEKYDPDQTVSIFIATPKNG